The proteins below are encoded in one region of Peribacillus muralis:
- the leuS gene encoding leucine--tRNA ligase has product MSFDHRSIETKWQKYWEGNKTFKTGEESGKRKFYALDMFPYPSGAGLHVGHPEGYTASDILARMKRAQGYNVLHPIGWDAFGLPAEQYAIDTGNDPAEFTEHNINTFRRQIKALGFSYDWDREINTTDPDYYKWTQWIFLKLYEKGLAYIDEVAVNWCPALGTVLANEEVIDGKSERGGHPVERRPMKQWMLRITAYADRLIDDLNDVDWPENIKDMQRNWIGRSEGAEVTFHIDGHQDTFTVFTTRPDTLFGATYAVLAPEHHFVDKITTAEQRDAVDAYLDEVKHKSDLERTDLAKDKSGVFTGAYAINPVNGEKMPIWIADYVLISYGTGAIMAVPAHDERDYEFAVKFDLPIKEVVAGGDVTSEAYTGDGLHVNSEFLDGMNKEDGISTMIKWLEEKEIGTKKITYRLRDWLFSRQRYWGEPIPIIHWEDGTMSALKEDELPLILPTATDIKPSGTGESPLANIADWVNVTDENGRKGRRETNTMPQWAGSSWYFLRYIDPHNKQALADPEKLKEWMPVDIYIGGAEHAVLHLLYARFWHKFLYDIGVVPTKEPFQNLFNQGMILGENNEKMSKSKGNVVNPDDIVESHGADTLRMYEMFMGPLDASIAWSTNGLDGSRRFLDRIWRLLVNEDGTLTDKLTEADDTGKLEKVYHQTVKKVTENYEELKFNTAISQLMVFINDAYKADSLPNVYVEGFVKLLAPVAPHIAEELWSKLGHSESITYGTWPAFDEAKLVDNEVEIVIQINGKVKTKLMVPTDTTKEKLEEIAMGDDSIKEQIDGKTIRKVIAVPGKLVNIVAN; this is encoded by the coding sequence ATGAGTTTTGACCATAGAAGCATAGAAACGAAATGGCAAAAGTATTGGGAAGGCAACAAGACGTTCAAGACGGGTGAAGAAAGCGGCAAGCGTAAATTCTACGCACTTGATATGTTTCCATATCCATCAGGGGCAGGTCTTCACGTAGGACACCCGGAAGGCTACACGGCTAGCGATATTTTGGCAAGGATGAAGCGGGCACAAGGATATAATGTCTTGCATCCGATCGGCTGGGATGCTTTTGGACTTCCGGCAGAGCAATATGCGATCGATACGGGAAATGATCCGGCTGAATTCACCGAGCACAACATCAACACGTTCCGTCGCCAAATCAAGGCGCTTGGTTTTTCTTATGACTGGGATCGTGAAATCAATACGACGGATCCTGATTATTACAAATGGACACAATGGATTTTCTTGAAGTTGTATGAAAAAGGATTGGCTTATATTGATGAAGTGGCCGTTAACTGGTGTCCGGCACTTGGAACGGTCCTGGCGAACGAAGAAGTCATCGATGGAAAAAGTGAGCGCGGAGGCCATCCGGTCGAGCGCCGTCCGATGAAGCAATGGATGCTTCGGATCACAGCTTATGCAGACCGCTTGATCGACGATTTGAATGATGTGGATTGGCCGGAAAACATCAAGGATATGCAGCGTAACTGGATTGGCCGTTCCGAGGGGGCTGAGGTTACTTTCCATATCGATGGTCACCAAGATACCTTCACGGTGTTCACGACCCGCCCTGATACATTATTCGGAGCGACTTATGCCGTATTGGCTCCTGAACATCACTTTGTCGATAAAATCACGACAGCCGAACAAAGAGATGCAGTTGACGCCTATTTGGATGAAGTGAAGCATAAAAGCGATTTGGAAAGAACCGACTTGGCAAAGGATAAATCGGGCGTGTTCACGGGGGCTTATGCGATTAACCCGGTAAACGGCGAAAAAATGCCGATTTGGATTGCCGACTACGTGCTGATCAGTTACGGAACGGGAGCGATCATGGCGGTCCCTGCCCATGATGAGCGTGATTATGAGTTTGCCGTCAAGTTCGACTTGCCGATCAAGGAAGTCGTCGCTGGCGGAGATGTGACAAGTGAGGCGTATACAGGCGATGGCCTTCATGTGAATTCGGAATTCCTTGATGGAATGAATAAAGAAGATGGCATTTCAACGATGATCAAATGGCTGGAGGAAAAAGAAATCGGTACGAAGAAAATTACCTACCGCCTTCGCGATTGGTTATTCAGCCGTCAACGCTACTGGGGTGAACCGATTCCGATCATCCATTGGGAAGATGGGACGATGTCAGCATTGAAGGAAGATGAGCTTCCGCTAATTTTACCGACAGCGACTGACATCAAGCCTTCAGGTACGGGGGAATCTCCGCTTGCAAATATTGCGGATTGGGTGAACGTAACCGATGAAAACGGACGGAAAGGGCGCCGCGAGACCAACACGATGCCGCAATGGGCAGGCAGCAGCTGGTATTTCCTACGCTATATCGATCCGCATAACAAGCAGGCTCTGGCAGATCCGGAAAAATTGAAAGAATGGATGCCGGTCGACATTTATATTGGCGGTGCCGAGCATGCGGTGCTTCACTTGCTATACGCGCGCTTCTGGCATAAATTCTTGTATGATATCGGTGTCGTACCGACGAAGGAGCCATTCCAAAACTTATTTAACCAAGGTATGATCCTTGGCGAGAATAATGAAAAAATGAGTAAATCAAAAGGGAATGTCGTGAACCCGGATGATATCGTTGAAAGCCACGGTGCCGATACACTTCGTATGTATGAAATGTTCATGGGCCCATTGGATGCATCGATTGCCTGGTCGACAAACGGGCTGGATGGCTCGCGCAGGTTCCTCGACCGTATTTGGCGGTTATTGGTCAACGAGGATGGAACATTGACGGATAAGCTGACTGAAGCGGATGACACGGGCAAGCTTGAGAAGGTCTATCATCAAACGGTTAAAAAGGTGACCGAGAACTATGAAGAATTGAAATTCAATACGGCGATTTCACAATTGATGGTATTCATCAATGACGCGTATAAAGCGGATTCGCTTCCTAACGTATATGTAGAGGGCTTCGTCAAACTGCTTGCACCGGTTGCACCGCATATTGCCGAAGAGCTTTGGTCCAAACTGGGTCACTCCGAGAGCATCACATACGGAACATGGCCTGCCTTCGATGAAGCGAAGCTAGTCGATAATGAAGTCGAAATCGTCATCCAGATCAACGGGAAAGTCAAAACGAAACTAATGGTTCCGACTGACACCACGAAAGAAAAACTGGAAGAAATCGCGATGGGCGATGATTCCATCAAAGAACAAATCGATGGCAAAACGATTCGTAAAGTCATTGCCGTGCCAGGCAAATTAGTTAATATCGTTGCGAATTAA
- a CDS encoding DUF2524 family protein encodes MATRQSVDHFLEQCEGALHFAEYEYNEASRQEHYDDEQFQNSQRYIEEALTDMERLYASSNDQQREMLSRMKQQLNELKNEMIVLRH; translated from the coding sequence ATGGCAACCAGACAATCCGTCGATCATTTTTTAGAGCAATGTGAAGGAGCTCTCCATTTTGCAGAGTATGAGTATAATGAGGCTTCACGGCAAGAGCATTATGATGATGAACAATTTCAAAACTCACAAAGGTATATCGAAGAGGCATTGACGGATATGGAACGATTGTATGCCAGTTCGAATGACCAGCAACGGGAAATGCTTTCGCGGATGAAGCAGCAGCTGAACGAATTGAAGAATGAAATGATCGTACTTCGACATTAA
- a CDS encoding SMI1/KNR4 family protein codes for MTGQVEEAINHMKKRLAENNHIFEAKEDGFIYQATCTFNSPASDEEIDSFEKKTGLHLPEDYKEFLKITNGCKLFETCESGGENDLYSLDDIMNYTYEIPFEGRFKVACIYQDNIVIDGDAVAKGDSEYIMVKGHLDDFEEGEKLNMGFAEWIGRFISDQGEKFWDKR; via the coding sequence ATGACCGGTCAAGTTGAAGAAGCGATTAATCATATGAAAAAACGATTAGCCGAAAATAATCACATATTCGAAGCAAAGGAAGATGGATTTATATACCAAGCGACTTGTACCTTCAATTCACCTGCTTCGGATGAGGAAATTGATTCCTTTGAAAAGAAAACCGGATTGCATCTGCCCGAGGATTATAAAGAGTTTTTGAAAATAACGAATGGCTGCAAGCTATTCGAAACATGCGAGTCAGGCGGGGAAAATGATTTATACAGCCTGGATGATATCATGAATTACACCTATGAAATTCCTTTTGAAGGACGCTTTAAGGTTGCTTGCATATATCAAGATAATATCGTCATCGATGGGGATGCCGTCGCCAAGGGCGATAGCGAGTATATCATGGTGAAAGGTCATCTCGATGATTTTGAAGAAGGCGAAAAACTGAATATGGGCTTCGCCGAATGGATCGGGCGTTTCATATCCGATCAAGGGGAGAAGTTTTGGGATAAGCGATGA
- a CDS encoding TIGR01212 family radical SAM protein (This family includes YhcC from E. coli K-12, an uncharacterized radical SAM protein.) has translation MNQANPFIYATDNKRYHTWNYHLRNHFGHKVFKVALDGGFDCPNRDGTVAHGGCTFCSASGSGDFAGSRVEPLDIQFKKISEKMHHKWKDGKYMAYFQAFTNTHAPVAELREKYESVLTQEGVVGLSIATRPDCLPDDVVEYLAELNERTYLWVELGLQTVHEKTATMINRAHDFDCYKEGVDKLRKHGIRVCSHIINGLPEEDYGMMMETAREVAQLDVQGIKIHLLHLLKGTPMVKQYEKGLLEFLDRDEYVSLVCDQLEIIPPEMIVHRITGDGPIDLMIGPMWSVNKWDVLNAIDAELKRRNSWQGKKYQLEEQTDEA, from the coding sequence TTGAATCAAGCAAACCCGTTTATATACGCAACGGATAACAAACGATACCACACATGGAATTACCACCTGAGAAATCATTTTGGACATAAGGTTTTTAAAGTTGCCCTGGATGGCGGCTTTGACTGCCCGAACCGTGACGGCACCGTCGCACATGGAGGCTGTACCTTCTGCAGTGCCTCTGGCTCGGGTGACTTTGCCGGGAGCCGGGTGGAGCCGCTCGACATCCAGTTCAAAAAAATCAGTGAAAAGATGCATCATAAATGGAAAGATGGAAAGTATATGGCCTATTTCCAGGCATTCACGAATACGCATGCGCCCGTGGCAGAGCTTCGCGAGAAATACGAGAGTGTTCTGACCCAAGAGGGTGTCGTCGGGCTCTCGATCGCGACACGCCCTGACTGTCTGCCCGATGATGTGGTGGAGTATTTGGCAGAATTGAACGAACGCACATACCTATGGGTCGAGCTCGGTCTTCAGACGGTTCACGAAAAAACCGCGACGATGATCAATCGCGCCCATGACTTCGACTGTTATAAAGAAGGCGTCGATAAACTGCGTAAACATGGCATCCGTGTCTGCTCCCATATCATCAACGGTCTTCCAGAGGAGGATTACGGGATGATGATGGAAACGGCCAGGGAAGTCGCCCAGCTCGATGTGCAGGGGATAAAAATCCATCTACTTCACCTTTTGAAAGGGACGCCGATGGTCAAGCAATATGAAAAAGGCCTGCTTGAATTTCTTGACCGTGATGAATACGTCAGCCTCGTATGCGATCAGCTGGAAATCATCCCTCCTGAAATGATCGTTCATCGAATAACCGGTGACGGTCCGATCGATTTAATGATCGGTCCGATGTGGAGCGTCAATAAATGGGATGTCTTGAATGCCATTGATGCCGAATTGAAGCGACGCAACAGCTGGCAAGGGAAAAAATATCAACTGGAGGAACAAACAGATGAAGCTTGA
- a CDS encoding class I SAM-dependent methyltransferase: MKLDRILPFARILLEKTVQPGDIAVDGTMGNGFDTAFLAGLTGETGHVYSFDIQNEAIQNTRAKLENEGLHNRCTLIHDGHEQLNKYLRKEHAGKITGAIFNLGYLPGGDKSIITQADTTKAAIEQLFELLAPEGIIILVIYHGHPGGSQERDALMDYVQNFPQQRAHILKYGFINQANNPPFIVAIEKK; the protein is encoded by the coding sequence ATGAAGCTTGACCGCATCTTGCCCTTCGCAAGAATTTTGCTTGAAAAAACGGTGCAACCCGGAGATATAGCCGTTGACGGCACGATGGGGAACGGCTTTGATACGGCCTTTCTTGCCGGACTTACAGGTGAAACGGGACATGTCTATAGTTTTGATATTCAAAACGAAGCCATCCAGAACACAAGGGCTAAACTGGAAAACGAGGGCCTGCACAATCGATGCACGCTCATCCATGATGGGCATGAACAATTGAATAAATACCTCAGAAAAGAACATGCCGGAAAAATTACTGGAGCCATATTCAACTTGGGCTACCTTCCGGGCGGGGATAAATCGATCATCACCCAAGCCGATACGACGAAAGCCGCCATTGAACAACTGTTCGAGCTGCTGGCTCCTGAAGGCATCATCATACTCGTCATCTACCATGGCCATCCCGGCGGCTCGCAGGAACGGGATGCACTGATGGATTATGTGCAAAACTTTCCGCAGCAAAGAGCCCATATCCTGAAATACGGCTTCATCAACCAAGCCAACAATCCTCCCTTCATCGTCGCCATTGAAAAAAAGTGA
- a CDS encoding alpha/beta hydrolase, which produces MWKWETDGDAKGVIVIIHGAMEHHGRYKWVTQMWLSAGYHVVMGDLPGQGMTTRAYRGHIDSFDEYLDEVKSWIEEAYEYSLPVFLLGHSMGGLISIRLLQEEEWDIAGVILSSPCLGLVTKPPKFLASISHGLNLVMPQFRVDSGLTPEMATRSSEVRECDRNDTLYITKVSVRWYRELSQAMKDAFEEIPDFQDVPLLVMQGGDDRIVNKKAVREWFNYNLASEKQYKEWPKLYHEIFNEPERDDVFQYALSFVENRLKILGYVI; this is translated from the coding sequence ATGTGGAAATGGGAGACAGATGGGGACGCCAAAGGCGTCATTGTCATCATTCATGGGGCAATGGAACATCACGGCCGTTATAAATGGGTTACACAAATGTGGCTTTCAGCCGGATACCATGTCGTCATGGGCGACCTTCCTGGGCAGGGCATGACGACTCGTGCCTACCGGGGACATATCGATTCCTTTGATGAATATTTGGATGAAGTGAAAAGCTGGATAGAGGAAGCATACGAATACTCGCTGCCGGTCTTTTTGCTTGGGCATAGCATGGGCGGCCTGATTTCGATACGCCTTCTTCAAGAAGAGGAATGGGATATCGCAGGCGTGATTTTATCTTCACCTTGTTTAGGGCTCGTAACAAAGCCTCCGAAATTCCTGGCAAGCATCTCACATGGCTTGAATCTCGTGATGCCCCAGTTCAGGGTCGACTCTGGATTAACTCCCGAAATGGCAACGAGGAGTTCCGAGGTCCGTGAATGTGACAGGAATGATACATTATATATCACGAAGGTTTCCGTTCGCTGGTATCGGGAGCTCTCCCAGGCCATGAAGGATGCTTTTGAAGAGATTCCCGACTTCCAGGATGTCCCGCTTTTGGTCATGCAGGGCGGAGACGACCGGATCGTGAATAAGAAGGCAGTTCGTGAGTGGTTTAACTATAACTTGGCTAGTGAGAAGCAATACAAAGAATGGCCAAAGCTGTATCATGAGATCTTCAACGAGCCTGAACGTGATGATGTATTCCAATATGCGCTCAGCTTTGTTGAAAATCGCTTGAAAATATTAGGATATGTCATTTGA
- a CDS encoding gamma carbonic anhydrase — protein MIYPFKGKEPEIAESAYIAENAVVTGDVKIGDQSSIWFNSVIRGDVAPTIIGKKVSIQDNSVLHQSPNNPLIIEDEVTIGHQVILHSCKIRKGALIGMGSIILDAAEIGEGAFIGAGSLVPQGKVIPPNMLAFGRPAKVIREINEEDRQDMERIVREYAEKGQYYKSADRIK, from the coding sequence ATTATTTATCCGTTCAAGGGCAAGGAACCGGAAATTGCCGAAAGTGCTTATATTGCGGAGAATGCAGTCGTGACAGGCGATGTGAAAATTGGTGACCAATCATCCATCTGGTTCAATTCCGTCATCCGCGGTGATGTAGCCCCAACCATCATAGGAAAAAAAGTAAGTATCCAAGATAATAGCGTCCTTCACCAAAGCCCCAATAATCCATTGATCATTGAAGATGAAGTGACCATTGGCCATCAGGTCATTTTACATAGCTGCAAAATCCGTAAAGGTGCCCTGATCGGCATGGGATCGATCATACTTGACGCAGCCGAAATCGGCGAAGGGGCTTTCATCGGTGCCGGCAGTCTCGTTCCCCAGGGCAAGGTCATCCCGCCCAATATGCTCGCCTTCGGACGTCCAGCCAAAGTGATTCGGGAAATCAATGAGGAAGACCGTCAAGACATGGAACGAATCGTACGCGAATATGCCGAAAAAGGACAATACTACAAAAGCGCAGACCGCATAAAATAA
- the metK gene encoding methionine adenosyltransferase, translated as MMSKKRLFTSESVTEGHPDKICDQISDSILDAILAKDANARVACETSVTTGLVLVAGEITTSAYVDIPRIVRDTIAGIGYTRAKYGFDAETCAVLSSIDEQSADIAAGVDKALEAREGSMSEEEIDAIGAGDQGLMFGFACNETEELMPLPISLAHKLSFRLTQVRKDETLAYLRPDGKTQVTVEYDENNRPVRVDTIVISTQHDAEVTLEQIQADLKEHVIKAVVPAELIDAETKYFINPTGRFVIGGPQGDAGLTGRKIIVDTYGGYARHGGGAFSGKDATKVDRSAAYAARYVAKNIVAAGLADKAEVQLAYAIGVAEPVSISVDTFGTGTVSEDVLVDLVRANFDLRPAGIIKMLDLRRPIYKQTAAYGHFGRTDVDLPWERTDKAETLKAQA; from the coding sequence ATGATGTCAAAGAAACGTCTATTTACTTCTGAATCTGTTACAGAGGGCCATCCGGACAAGATTTGTGATCAGATTTCAGATTCCATTTTAGATGCTATCCTTGCTAAGGATGCAAATGCGCGTGTTGCGTGTGAAACAAGTGTTACGACAGGTCTTGTGCTTGTTGCTGGTGAAATTACAACATCCGCTTACGTGGATATTCCGCGTATCGTTCGTGATACGATTGCAGGAATTGGCTATACTCGCGCGAAATACGGCTTTGATGCTGAAACGTGTGCTGTATTGAGCTCGATCGATGAGCAGTCTGCCGATATCGCAGCTGGCGTCGATAAAGCTTTGGAAGCACGTGAAGGTAGCATGTCAGAAGAAGAAATCGATGCAATCGGTGCAGGGGACCAAGGTCTTATGTTCGGATTTGCTTGTAATGAAACAGAAGAGCTTATGCCGCTTCCGATCTCATTGGCACACAAGCTTTCATTCCGCTTGACTCAAGTTCGTAAAGATGAAACACTTGCTTACCTTCGCCCAGATGGTAAAACACAGGTAACTGTGGAGTATGATGAAAATAACCGTCCTGTACGTGTAGATACAATCGTCATCTCGACACAGCATGATGCAGAGGTCACGCTTGAGCAAATTCAAGCCGATTTAAAAGAGCATGTGATCAAAGCGGTCGTTCCTGCTGAATTGATCGATGCCGAAACTAAATACTTCATCAACCCGACTGGCCGTTTCGTAATCGGCGGACCTCAAGGGGATGCAGGTCTTACTGGCCGTAAAATCATCGTTGATACGTACGGCGGATACGCTCGTCACGGCGGCGGTGCATTCTCTGGTAAGGATGCTACGAAAGTTGACCGTTCTGCGGCATACGCTGCTCGTTACGTTGCCAAAAACATCGTGGCAGCCGGCCTGGCTGACAAAGCCGAAGTCCAATTGGCATATGCAATCGGTGTGGCAGAGCCTGTATCGATCTCGGTTGATACATTCGGAACCGGCACAGTTAGCGAAGACGTCCTTGTTGACCTGGTTCGCGCTAACTTCGACCTTCGCCCGGCAGGCATCATCAAAATGCTTGATCTTCGTCGCCCAATCTACAAACAGACAGCTGCATACGGACACTTTGGCCGTACCGATGTCGATCTTCCATGGGAACGTACAGATAAAGCAGAAACACTAAAAGCACAAGCATGA
- the pckA gene encoding phosphoenolpyruvate carboxykinase (ATP) encodes MNSVDVSNELHQLLTGHNVQTQLSVPKLVEKVLSRNEGVLTSTGAVKAETGKYTGRSPKDKYIVEEASVKDKVDWGPVNQPISEDVFNKLYNKVIDYLKAKEEIFVFKGFAGAEESSRLPIRVVNEYAWHNLFAHTLFIRPNEEELRGHEAEFTILSAPNFKADPAVDGTKSETFIIVSFERRTILIGGTEYAGEMKKSIFSIMNYLLPEAGILPMHCSANVGREGDVALFFGLSGTGKTTLSADTNRKLIGDDEHGWASNGVFNIEGGCYAKTINLSREKEPQIFDAIRFGAVLENVVVDPDTREADYDDSSLTENTRAAYQMQAIDNIVNPSIAGHPNTIIFLTADASGVLPPISKLSKEQAMFHFLSGYTSKLAGTERGVTSPEATFSTCFGSPFLPLPATRYAEMLGDKIDEHNAKVYLVNTGWTGGAYGTGSRMKLAYTRAMVQAALEGELANIETVKDEIFGLNIPLHVPGVPDEVLQPIKTWADPEAYKQSATDLAAQFRANFKKFGSVPNEIEDLGGPIA; translated from the coding sequence ATGAATTCTGTAGACGTTTCTAATGAGTTACACCAATTATTAACAGGACACAACGTGCAAACTCAGCTTTCGGTTCCCAAATTGGTCGAAAAGGTATTAAGCAGGAATGAAGGCGTTTTAACATCAACTGGCGCAGTCAAGGCCGAAACAGGCAAATACACGGGTCGTTCACCTAAAGATAAATATATCGTCGAGGAAGCATCCGTTAAAGATAAAGTCGATTGGGGCCCAGTGAACCAGCCAATTTCCGAAGATGTGTTCAATAAGCTATATAATAAAGTAATTGACTACTTAAAAGCAAAAGAAGAGATTTTCGTTTTCAAAGGTTTCGCTGGTGCAGAAGAATCATCACGCCTTCCTATCCGTGTCGTTAATGAATATGCTTGGCATAATCTTTTCGCCCATACTTTATTCATCCGTCCGAACGAAGAGGAGCTGAGAGGCCACGAAGCAGAATTCACGATCCTTTCAGCACCCAACTTCAAAGCTGATCCTGCAGTGGACGGAACGAAATCCGAAACGTTCATCATCGTTTCGTTTGAACGCCGTACCATCCTGATCGGCGGAACGGAATATGCAGGTGAAATGAAAAAATCGATCTTCTCGATCATGAACTACTTACTTCCAGAGGCTGGAATCCTTCCTATGCATTGCTCTGCTAACGTAGGACGTGAAGGGGACGTCGCTTTATTCTTCGGACTGTCCGGTACAGGCAAAACCACTTTATCTGCTGACACGAATCGCAAACTGATCGGTGATGATGAGCATGGCTGGGCTTCTAACGGTGTTTTCAACATTGAGGGCGGCTGTTATGCGAAAACGATCAACCTATCACGCGAAAAAGAACCACAAATCTTCGATGCCATCCGTTTTGGAGCCGTCCTGGAAAATGTAGTTGTCGATCCGGATACTCGCGAAGCGGATTATGATGATAGTTCATTGACTGAAAATACCCGTGCTGCATACCAAATGCAAGCGATCGATAACATCGTGAACCCAAGTATTGCCGGGCACCCAAATACGATCATTTTCCTGACTGCTGATGCTTCAGGCGTACTGCCTCCAATCAGCAAGCTGTCCAAGGAACAAGCCATGTTCCATTTCCTAAGTGGATACACGAGCAAGTTAGCTGGAACGGAAAGAGGCGTAACTTCACCAGAAGCGACATTCTCCACTTGCTTCGGTTCACCATTCTTACCGTTACCTGCTACACGCTATGCTGAAATGCTTGGTGATAAAATTGACGAGCACAACGCAAAAGTATACCTTGTCAACACGGGATGGACAGGCGGAGCGTACGGAACTGGAAGCCGCATGAAACTTGCTTACACCCGTGCCATGGTCCAGGCTGCACTCGAAGGGGAATTGGCAAACATCGAAACGGTCAAGGATGAAATCTTCGGCTTGAACATTCCGCTACATGTTCCAGGTGTACCGGATGAAGTGCTTCAGCCAATCAAGACTTGGGCAGATCCTGAAGCTTATAAACAATCCGCAACAGACCTTGCCGCTCAATTCCGGGCAAACTTCAAGAAATTCGGAAGCGTTCCAAACGAAATCGAAGATCTTGGCGGACCGATCGCTTAA
- a CDS encoding nucleotide sugar dehydrogenase, with the protein MKICTLGLGYIGLPTSLMFAKHGVDVVGVDIHPNIISNLNLGRLHLEEPGLEEVLHEVLDSGKFQASLRPEYADVFIVAVPTPNNNDMQKSCDLTHVAEATASILPFIRKGNIIIIESTIAPRSMDDHIRPMIEMTGLTIGKDIFLVHCPERVLPGRILEELVHNNRIVGGITETCSYKGSLVYQTFVKGEIIQTDAKTAEMSKLMENTFRDVNIALANELAKVCFELDINVLDVISMANKHPRVNLHQPGPGVGGHCLAVDPYFVVAKSPETARIIKLARDTNVSMPYHIVNCVRMMLEGIERPKVAVFGLSYKGNVDDIRESPAIDVVNILMGMEQMEVALHDPHVQSGMLPIVSVEDAVNDADLILVLTDHDEFKVMDYDDLSKLMANKMILDTRNCIDVTKTGVSVANLGNIYQYKKVSREKARNKAIS; encoded by the coding sequence ATGAAAATTTGTACATTAGGACTAGGTTATATAGGACTTCCAACTTCTTTAATGTTTGCGAAACACGGTGTCGACGTCGTCGGAGTGGATATCCATCCAAACATCATTTCCAATCTGAATCTTGGCAGGCTCCATCTCGAGGAACCTGGACTGGAAGAGGTATTGCATGAAGTGCTGGATTCCGGAAAATTCCAAGCGTCATTAAGACCGGAGTATGCAGATGTCTTCATTGTCGCAGTTCCTACGCCGAATAATAATGACATGCAAAAATCCTGTGATTTGACCCATGTGGCTGAAGCTACCGCAAGCATCCTCCCTTTCATCCGCAAAGGGAATATCATCATCATCGAATCGACGATCGCTCCGAGGAGCATGGATGATCATATCAGACCGATGATTGAGATGACGGGACTTACCATCGGAAAAGACATTTTTCTAGTTCATTGTCCAGAACGTGTTTTACCTGGAAGGATTTTGGAAGAGTTGGTTCATAACAACCGTATCGTCGGCGGAATCACGGAGACATGCTCATATAAAGGGAGCCTGGTTTATCAAACCTTCGTTAAAGGGGAGATCATCCAAACGGATGCGAAAACGGCGGAAATGTCCAAGCTGATGGAAAACACCTTCCGGGATGTGAATATCGCCCTGGCAAATGAGCTGGCAAAGGTTTGCTTCGAGCTGGACATCAATGTCTTGGATGTCATATCGATGGCAAACAAGCACCCGCGTGTCAACCTTCACCAGCCAGGGCCGGGAGTCGGTGGTCATTGCTTAGCGGTCGATCCCTATTTCGTCGTCGCAAAGTCCCCAGAGACTGCAAGGATCATTAAGCTCGCCCGTGATACCAACGTATCGATGCCTTATCATATTGTCAATTGCGTGAGGATGATGCTTGAGGGCATCGAGCGGCCAAAGGTGGCGGTCTTCGGGCTTTCATACAAAGGGAATGTCGATGACATCCGTGAAAGTCCTGCCATCGATGTCGTCAATATTTTGATGGGAATGGAGCAGATGGAGGTAGCCCTGCATGACCCGCATGTCCAGTCTGGCATGCTGCCCATCGTTTCAGTGGAAGATGCCGTCAACGATGCCGACCTGATTCTTGTCTTGACGGACCATGATGAATTCAAGGTGATGGATTATGATGATCTCTCCAAGCTGATGGCCAATAAAATGATCCTCGATACGCGTAATTGCATTGATGTAACGAAGACCGGAGTTTCGGTCGCGAACTTGGGCAATATCTATCAATATAAAAAGGTGTCAAGGGAAAAAGCCAGAAATAAAGCGATCAGCTAA